A region of Bacillus cabrialesii DNA encodes the following proteins:
- the nupN gene encoding guanosine ABC transporter substrate-binding protein NupN, whose product MNKRKIGLAMSLVIAAGTILGACGTSDKSSGSGEGKNKFSVAMVTDVGGVDDKSFNQSAWEGIQAFGKENGLEKGKNGYDYLQSKSDADYTTNLNKLARENFDLIYGVGYLMEDSISEIADQRKNTNFAIIDAVVDKDNVASITFKEQEGSFLVGVAAALTSKSGKMGFVGGMESELIKKFEVGFRAGVQAVNPKAIVEVKYAGGFDKADVGKATAESMYKSGVDVIYHSAGATGTGVFTEAKNLKKEDPKRAVWVIGVDKDQYAEGQVEGTDDNVTLTSMVKKVDTAVEDLTKKASEGKFPGGETLTYGLDQDGVGISSSQQNLSDDVIKAVDKWKKKIIGGLEVPATEKELKTFKAE is encoded by the coding sequence TTGAATAAACGAAAAATCGGATTGGCAATGTCCCTTGTGATCGCAGCAGGCACCATATTAGGAGCATGCGGAACCAGCGATAAAAGCAGCGGCTCCGGCGAAGGGAAAAACAAATTCAGTGTGGCGATGGTTACTGACGTAGGCGGAGTGGATGACAAATCCTTCAACCAATCAGCATGGGAAGGCATCCAAGCCTTCGGAAAAGAGAACGGATTGGAAAAAGGCAAAAACGGTTACGACTACCTTCAATCAAAATCAGATGCAGACTACACAACAAACTTAAATAAATTAGCACGTGAGAATTTCGACTTGATTTACGGCGTCGGCTACTTAATGGAGGATTCTATCAGCGAAATCGCTGATCAGCGCAAAAATACAAACTTTGCGATTATAGATGCTGTTGTCGATAAAGACAACGTTGCAAGTATTACGTTTAAAGAGCAGGAAGGCTCATTTCTTGTCGGAGTGGCCGCGGCCCTAACAAGCAAATCCGGAAAAATGGGATTTGTAGGCGGCATGGAATCAGAGCTCATTAAAAAATTCGAGGTCGGCTTCCGTGCCGGCGTGCAGGCCGTAAACCCTAAAGCCATTGTCGAAGTGAAATACGCGGGCGGTTTTGATAAAGCAGATGTCGGCAAAGCCACCGCCGAAAGCATGTATAAATCAGGCGTGGATGTGATTTATCACTCTGCAGGCGCCACTGGCACAGGTGTCTTTACTGAAGCGAAAAACTTAAAAAAAGAAGATCCGAAACGCGCTGTCTGGGTCATCGGTGTCGATAAAGACCAATACGCAGAAGGCCAGGTTGAAGGAACAGATGATAACGTCACCCTCACATCCATGGTCAAAAAAGTGGATACAGCGGTTGAAGATTTAACGAAAAAAGCAAGCGAAGGAAAGTTTCCGGGCGGCGAAACGCTTACCTACGGCCTTGATCAAGACGGGGTCGGCATATCCTCATCTCAACAAAATCTATCCGATGATGTGATCAAAGCGGTTGATAAATGGAAGAAAAAAATCATCGGCGGATTGGAAGTGCCGGCAACCGAGAAGGAGCTGAAAACGTTCAAAGCTGAATAA
- the nupO gene encoding guanosine ABC transporter ATP-binding protein NupO has translation MEYVIEMLNIRKEFPGIVANDNINLQVKKGEIHALLGENGAGKSTLMNVLFGLYQPERGEIRVRGEKVHINSPNKANDLGIGMVHQHFMLVDTFTVAENIILGKEPKKFGRIDRKRAFHEVQDISDRYGLQIHPGAKVADISVGMQQRAEILKTLYRGADILIFDEPTAVLTPHEIKELIQIMKNLVHEGKSIILITHKLKEIMEVCDRVTIIRKGKGIKTLEVRDTNQDELASLMVGREVSFKTEKKTAQPGAEVLAIDGMTVKDTRGVEAVRNLSLSVKAGEIVGIAGVDGNGQSELIEAITGLRRTDSGTITLNGKQIQNLSPRKVTESGVGHIPQDRHKHGLVLDFPIGENIVLQSYYKKPYSAFGVLHKVEMYKKARSLISEYDVRTPDEYTHARALSGGNQQKAIIGREVDRNPDLLIAAQPTRGLDVGAIEFVHKKLIEQRDAGKAVLLLSFELDEIMNLSDRIAVIFEGHIIASVNPQDTTEQELGLLMAGSTQKEAGKANG, from the coding sequence GTGGAATATGTCATTGAAATGCTCAATATCCGCAAGGAGTTTCCTGGTATCGTCGCCAATGACAATATCAACCTTCAGGTCAAGAAAGGTGAAATACACGCGCTGCTCGGTGAAAACGGAGCGGGGAAATCAACGTTGATGAATGTCCTTTTCGGGCTGTATCAGCCGGAGCGGGGTGAAATTCGGGTGCGCGGCGAGAAGGTGCATATCAACAGTCCGAACAAAGCGAATGATCTTGGAATCGGTATGGTGCACCAGCACTTTATGCTTGTTGACACCTTTACAGTTGCTGAAAACATTATTCTCGGGAAAGAGCCAAAAAAGTTTGGCAGAATTGACCGGAAGCGCGCTTTCCATGAAGTGCAGGACATTTCCGATCGATACGGCCTTCAGATTCATCCCGGAGCAAAAGTCGCTGACATATCAGTCGGCATGCAGCAACGCGCAGAAATATTAAAAACCCTCTACCGCGGGGCCGACATTCTGATTTTTGATGAACCGACGGCTGTATTGACGCCCCACGAAATCAAGGAACTGATCCAAATCATGAAGAACCTGGTCCATGAAGGAAAATCAATCATTTTAATTACCCATAAGCTGAAAGAAATTATGGAGGTTTGTGACCGCGTTACGATTATCCGGAAAGGAAAAGGCATTAAAACACTCGAAGTCCGTGATACAAATCAGGACGAACTCGCCAGTCTAATGGTTGGCCGCGAGGTGTCGTTCAAAACCGAAAAGAAGACTGCTCAGCCGGGAGCGGAAGTGCTTGCGATTGACGGAATGACCGTTAAGGATACCCGCGGAGTAGAGGCAGTCAGGAATTTGTCGCTTTCTGTCAAAGCGGGAGAAATTGTCGGCATTGCCGGCGTTGACGGGAACGGGCAGTCGGAGCTGATTGAAGCCATAACAGGACTGCGCAGAACAGATTCAGGAACAATCACCTTAAACGGAAAACAGATCCAAAACCTTTCGCCCAGAAAAGTCACTGAATCCGGAGTCGGACATATTCCCCAAGACCGCCATAAACACGGTCTCGTCCTTGATTTTCCGATCGGAGAAAATATCGTGCTGCAAAGCTATTACAAAAAGCCGTATTCAGCGTTTGGCGTTTTACATAAAGTCGAAATGTACAAAAAAGCTCGCAGCCTGATCAGCGAGTACGACGTCAGAACGCCGGATGAATATACACACGCCCGCGCGTTATCAGGCGGAAACCAGCAAAAAGCGATTATCGGGCGGGAAGTAGACCGGAATCCTGATTTATTAATCGCCGCTCAGCCGACGCGCGGCCTTGATGTCGGGGCGATTGAATTTGTCCATAAAAAGCTCATTGAACAGCGTGATGCCGGAAAAGCCGTTCTTCTCCTCTCGTTTGAGCTTGATGAAATTATGAATCTCAGTGACAGAATCGCCGTTATTTTTGAAGGGCACATTATCGCCAGCGTCAATCCGCAGGACACCACTGAGCAGGAGCTCGGTCTCTTGATGGCAGGAAGCACGCAAAAGGAAGCGGGGAAAGCAAATGGTTAA